The sequence below is a genomic window from Dermacentor andersoni chromosome 6, qqDerAnde1_hic_scaffold, whole genome shotgun sequence.
TTTGAAGTGCTAATTGGATCATCACAGGGTAATTGAGTAGAGTAATAAGTGCTACACCGGCACAGCACCAGCCATTCAGGAAAATAAGCTGTTACctgccagatatatatatatgtatacagtgCTAACAATGTTCTACGCTAATCAACTTCAAGATTTTTCAAAAATAAGGCAGAACGCGCCTCACAATCAAGGTCtgcattaatgcgattagcatcaaAGCAATGTAGTAACACAAACCATATTGccaagcagacacacaaagtggCAGTCTCGCTGCCAACTACGATACTAAAGGACATCACGATGCAGTATATCCTGTTGTAATCACTGTGCCCTAGATGAAACTTCATATTTTTTCTAGCATCCTCACTGCAATTTCGTTGCAATGGCTCTCCATCAAGCGGCTGCTCTCCACGCGGTGGTGTCTTGTAGATGGAGCGCTATTGCTTGATTATAGTAAAGGCTACTGGTGTCACCTCGGCACATCCACTCTGGGAGATGGGCAAATAATAGGCACATACCAATATCACATGCACAGCGACAGAGTTATCTGtttcgggcacatacccagtgactcaagttgtatGATATGCAACACAGCAGCCAGGAGCATGTTGTCTATTAGGCCACCTACCTAGAAGCCCATGTTGTCTACTTGGCAAGACAGTAGGCAGCACAGTGGTACAAACTAGTAGgcagcttgggtcactaggtgAAGGAGGTTAAATACAAACAGACTGCAAAGTGGGTAAAGTTCCCGAAGAACACCATTCACAGTAAAGGCATCTCTCTAAGAATGGGGATAATTTATGTGGGCCTAACAACCTAACAACCCAACACAAAAGGATAAATACAAttttaatgttttatttatttattagatactgccAGCTACATTTTGACAGCCATGGTAGGAATGTATACATCAGATGAAAACAGGAGAAAATATACAACAGATAGATTCGTGCCGACagcataaaacaaaaaagaaagcaagtcaTTAAGATATTTCAAAATGCCCATATTTAAAATGGTACTGGTAAgtgcaggaagaaagaaaagtgccaATAGGAAATCTACAATAACTATCACTTCTGTATGATATGCATACATGCATGAAAGGGCCATTTCGCTCATGTCATAAGTATAAAAACACGAGGAGAACAGCACATGTGACAAAATAGAGCCTCGGAATGTTGATGGGGGAGAAGGATCACAAGAAGTAAGCTGCTGAATTCAAGCTTTTGCACAGACATGAGTTGTACATCACAGATGAAATTGTATGGTAGATGTGAATGTATCGACTGATGAAACCTCAGTGCCTTCACATGAATGTGCATTGCATTAAGCTATGGTTCTCTGTCATCTTGCTGCTACCTATGAGTATAAAATATCAGAAGTGCTGCTACTTGAAATTATCTGTAATGTGCTAGGGTAACCCCAAGGAATACTTAAGTGTATGTAAATTGAATTTAATTGAATATAATTGTAATGCATGCACTATATTCGAGTGTAGAGCATTGTTTCAGTGTATGAAAACAAACTCTTTGATCAAAACTAAAACCATGATTCTATACAGCAATTTTGGTGTTTAAAACTTAGCGGGCAGTGTGCCACAAAATTGCAAAGTGATACACAGAATGAGCACATTTACTAGGTGTTAAATTATTTTGGACATTTGATACACTTGTGCATTGTGCCTATTTTTAGGTCTTATCCTTGTTCACGACTTAACCAACAAGAAGTCTCATGAAAATCTAAGAAAGTGGCTTTCTGAAGTTCTGTGCAAGGACTGTCCATCCAAGAAGGCAAATGGGTATGCTCTGAACTTTTCGTGACTTCTCTTGAATTTCTATGgcatgaaaaacaaacaaaagaacaagcaatatatctAATTTATCCAGCATTAGCTGTTGGAATTGGTATCTGCAGTGATTGACACAAACTAATCATGAGCAGAAAAATCATTGAAATGATTTGTGATTTTCTAGATTAGTGCTGGTCATAATCACGCAGTGAATTGAAGTTTATTCTATTGTAGGCAACCATTAAAATTTGCTGATCGTTCTCGCCAGTATTTACAAGTTTCCGTAATCTCTTCACTTTGCAGAGTGCTCGAGTTTGATCAAGAGATGTTTGCCGATAGCCAAGTCCCTATCCTGGTTGTGGCAACCAAGGTTGACCTTGTCCCCCATACAGCAGGACGTGCTCTGGCTACTGTAGCCGATGAATGCGGCACTGACCAGGTGCCTCTGGTGCGTTCtggcatatttatttttatcatacTGCGGTTTTTAAGTACTTCGTTAGAGTGCAAAGAATTTCTACAGAAGTGCTTGCTTAAGATTAAGTTAGAGTCCCATTTATCAATCAGTCAAGTCTACTGATTGCCTTTACTGACTTTGGTGTCGGTTGGCTATGGAGCACCCTGTCCACAAACTTGTCACTTTGTAGCCACAGCTTTTAGTTGGTGCTTTTGTGTCGGCGTGCCATTCATTTGAAAAGTTGAATTACACTATGCAAGGGGGCAGGATCTGTGTCAAAATATGCATGAGGATCACTGCCTTTCCCATAACACATTCATTTCTtggaaaagcaagaaagaaacctgCACATACCTGCAGATAATTGCATACGGTAAAGCTAAAATATTTTTTAATTAAGAATCTTTGCACCATTAATTTGCACTATTAGCATGTCTGAGCTTGGGAGGCAGGTGTGCCTTGTATAGTGTTCGTATAAGTAACTTCCTTGCCGTTTCCCTGCTTTCTATGCTATTTTAGGACAATCACAATCCGAAGACACTTTCCCCTGGGTCCAGTAATGCCCTCAAGGTAACCAAGTTCCTGGACAAGGTTGTGGAGCGACGCTTCCGTAGCGGAGTACCCTCTCCTCCAATGTCTGCCACACTTCCAGTGGTTGATCGTCGGCGAGCCAAACTTTCACATTTGGACTGAATGGACTGACAAAAGACTACATGCTTAAAGGACGCCACCTGTGCTGGACACAGCTGCTGTGTACATCTGTGAATATAAAAGCAACAATTCTGTTCCTGTGGCACTGTGACCATGACTCACATTATGACAGACTATGACTCGCATCAATAAATACTCTTACGTAGCATCTGAACCATACGTCTCGGGAAGCAGTTTAATATTTATCTGACAGAGTTCCTAAAAATGTGCCTTTGTTCACAAGAACTTTGTGGTCGCACCATTCTGGTGGAAAACAATAGGGTTACATAATTTTCATGTCATAATGGTGCTGCGCAGACAGACAGTTGCAGAGTGTCGTAAATCAGGTGTCACTGCTTTCTAATACAAATCGGCAAGCTGGCATATGAAGCTATGTCCAACACGCAGCATAGCCATTTGCACCTACCTGTATGCCCTAAAATGAGTTAATCATTATTTTGCGCGAGTTCGCGCATGTGCTCGTTGTTGTGTTCATTCTCCTCGTGAGACCAGAATGTGCCTCAAACAATGAATGTTGCACAAGTGCTCTTCACACATGGTGAAAAAGGCTGATAGCCCGTTAATTCGTTAAATTGAATACTTCGCTTACCCGAGTGACCATCAATTTGGTTTGCTTCTAGGACtatctttgtttgtttgtcaAGTTTAAGAAAAAAATGCTAACGTTGAAACGCTACATTTACTTTACATTTACAATTTTTCAAAAACTACAAGCAGGTGTGTCCTTACGCACAAGAGCCGGCAGCGCTTCGGCGACACGCCGATTCGGGGATCTTTGCTAGCACCGTGAACTTTccttcaaacattttttttaggAAACTCAATGGCATGCACAATAGCATGTACGCGAACATACGCTGGCTAACCACTGCTTTTCAATAAAGAGCCCCCTCCCTCTATATGGCCAGCGCCACCTTGATTGTTCTTGATGGTTGCTCTGGCCACACTGTATCTAATATGGCGGCGCACGTCATGCAGGAGCTGGAAAGCTCCGCACAGATTCTCTTGGTATGTAAATTTTGATGCTTTCCCTCTGCCTCCCGCTAACTAGGTTATGAATTTTACGTATGTTAGACGACTTTTAGCTTGCACGCCTTCTTGCATTTTGCCAGTGAATGTCGCTTTTAGGTCATTGATTCAGGCCCCGATCCAAGCACTTGCCCCCCTTGTATAAACAAAATTGAATGAGACAGCCTTTGATTAATACGTTCTCGCGCGTTTCGCTGTAATATGAACTGCTTCTTAGTGCGAGACAATTGGTTTGGCTTATTCTAGCATCACTCGAGCTATGTTGTCACTTCAGTGCGGTCGGCCTAGTTTTAATGGCACGGGTTAAGATTGACGGCACGGCCAGCGCGTCAATTTTTCCTCTGGGCTTTTGTGACCGCCTGCGGCTACTTCGTGATCCAACGTGTTGCTTACGCGATCGCTGTGCGAAAATATTGCGCTGAGACAGAGCGCTGCCTGTGTTCACAGAGAGGGCCCCACGCGGACGGGCGCTACCTATTTATGGACAAATAACGTGCTTTGACGTCGCAAAGACCAACAACCGTATGATGTACGCTTGACTATAGCCTCTTATATACACTAAGGGACATGTCACTATTAAGCGAGGGTTTTGATGGTACCCCGTCACGCTGCGGAGAGCATGTGTGAAGATGTAAGCACGTCTGTGGGGATGACGTTTCTAATCTTCCATATTTCTAATTTTCCTGCCACATTACTCGGTGGTATGTAAACAAAAGTTGATCTGACCCACAGGGAAATGTAAAcgactaggaaaaaaaaaaaaaaaagcacggagcCCAACACACTATGTTGCACTTCTTGAAGTGGTAATTGTTTAGCCTGCTGTTGTGCTTTACATTTGATAAGCCCACACACTGACTTGTTCAGCTCTTTAGAACAATTTAAAAACATGGCATGATAAAGACGACAAAAACACAGTGCACAGGACATGTGCTAAATTTCCAACTGAGAATGCTTCAGAACAGTAAAttgttggactagttggttcGGCATATCTTGCAGAGGTGAGTGCATCAGGGGTATTGAAAGAACGGGGCaggacaggaaagacgctcacttgcaacAGAGTTGATcttgaaaacaacaacaaaacacccACCACAAGCCCTCTTGCACATGCACTGACATTGGAATTTTTCACTCTAAACTGCAGATAACTGCCACCATAACCATAACTCCGCTGGCGTGAGTTGCAGCACTGTTGGCACGTGTAAGAATGCCTATAAGTATATATATAGGTGGAAAAAGAGGGGTGAACTTCCAACTGaggtttattgaaaaaaaaaaagccacatataaATCCAAAGATGTCAGCGCATTTGTTCATCTGCTTCGTGTACACAAAAAGTACGGAATGCTTTTAAACAAGCCTTAGTTGGAATTTGGTGCCTGTTGTATGCACTGCGTCTTTGTCCTTGGATTGGGAataatttgggataagagttaatggagaataccttagtaacttgcgattcgctgatcatattgccttgcttagtaactcaggggaccaactacaatgcatgctcactgacctggagaggcagagcagaaggatgggtctaaaaattaatctgcagaaaactacagtaatgtttaacagtctcggaagagaacagcagtttacgataggtagcgaggcactggaagtggtaaggaaatacatctacttaggacaggtagtgactgcggatccgggtcatgagactgaaataatcagaagaataagaatgggctggagtgcctttggcaggcattctcagatcatgaacagcacgttgctattatccctcaagagaaaagtgtataacagctgtgtcttaccagtactcacatacggggcagaaacctggaggcttacgaaaggggttctacttaaattgaggacgacacaatgagctatggaaagaagaatgataggtgtaatgttaagggataagagcagattgggtgagggaacaaacacgagttaatgacatcttagttgaaatcaagaaaaagaaatgggcatgggcaggacatgcaatgaggagggaacataaccgatggtcattaaaggttacggactggattccaagggaagggaagagtagcagggggcagcagaaagttaggtgggcgaatgagattaaggagccagcagggacaacatggccacaattggtacgtgaccggggtagttggagaagtatgggagaggcctttgccctgcagtgggcgtaaccagactgatgatgatgatgtctttgttgcactgttttctttttgttgttcatTATGAAAACGCTCAAGAAAATATTTTTCTGAGCTATCTCGATTTTACTTTCAAtgatacaagaaaaagaaacatggtcATATCTGTCCCCATTTGCTACCCTTCTATCATGTTTTGACGATTAACTCCAGATTTATATTTGCTGAATTTGTTTTAGGTAGAGTGCTAGCAGGCAATGTAACGTTGTTTACATTGTTGTAGTGGATTTTTGttttcatgcctcataatcacatcacAGTTTTGACTCTTAGAACTCCAGAATTTATGTCTTTATGTTGTAAATTATTTATACGTGGTGTTGAGCTATGTTCCTTGGGTGTTAGCGTTTCTCATGCCATTGAAGAGAATAAAATTCTGTTTATTCTAGAGGTGAGCAAACATAGAATTTTTCTTATAATATGTATCAAATGTTGAATAGTCAAACGTTAATGCATATATCTACAGCAAGGCCATTTGTTTTGGTGTAGTAGATACATTGCCTGTACTGACTTGTGCAAAAAGGACACTTAACTATCAGGGCAAAGGATCACTGCTTGATTATTAAAAAAATTTGCAAATGGTCTCTCAACAACATTAAATTGTATCCTCATACACTTGTGAGAAACTCCTGCTATAGCACGACTTCTAATTAGATTCGAAGTGATGGTTGTTATCTTGCACCATTATAATGTCATATTAAGTGTCCTATTAGTATGCTCTCACATTGTGCATGAAGTATGCACAGCTCTTTGGGCAAACTGTTTGAATAAAGAAACATCTTTAACTCTGTGTCTGATGATGCTCTCCTGGTTGTACTATTCTGGCAGTTTGCTGATCTGGCAGTTTGCTGATCAACTTTGTTGGGATGTGTTGCTTAAGTTTATAAGTCAACATGGATGTGCTTGTAATTTGCTTGATGCATTCTGCATTCATGAAAATGCTAAGATGTTGCATGATTAGCACAACTGAAGGGCACATGAAACAAGCCTGTGTCCTTCCTTTGTAATGTTAGTAGCATCTCTTTCCATCCATGATTAACTTGTGGAGCAACCTTGAACGCTTTCTCCTAGCCCTTGGAAGATAACTGTTATGAATAATGGTAATCATACATCGACTCTATTTTCTTTTTACTGTCCTTACACCTCCTACCTAGTGCTCCTTGTAGTTGTAAAATGTAACAAGTTAATGAATGATGTTTTCACTAATGTGCAGCTTGCCCTCTTGTATGTTTTCACTTTAGGCTCCACCTGATCGAGTGACAGCTGAGCAACGACATGCGGCCGAGAGGACATTTCTTGACTTTCAGAACACTCGAGCTCCATTTGAGCTTTGCAAATGCATTTTGGGTGAGTCCTGCCCACTTTGTGCATAGGGCACTGAAAAAGTTTCTATTAATTCTCACTTACTGGGTCTTTGTTTGCTGCATACAGCAGAATTAATCAAGCCACATTTGCTTGCTGTTGCTCTTGCAAGTGCTGCTGTTGAAAATGGGCCAATCTTGTCATAGCGGAAAAAGACAAAAGGCTATTTTTGATGGGTTAGCTGGCTTAGGACACTTTAGTAACTTATCGCTGGAAAAAAATCACAAGATAATGTCCTTgttatctttttttgtctttgcaCTATTTGCACGTAAAGTTGTCTTAGTACCCTGTCGACTAGCCCAGCAAACATACCTTATTGGTAATATTGCTCTGTTCAGTTCTTTCAGATCCCTTGATAACTCTAGTTATTTCTAATAACCAACTGTTGGGTGCTGGCGGAAACTTGGGTGTGTGTTAGTGAAACAGTTTGGATAGTTACAAATTGTAAAAATGTTGGGGCAACATTGCAGTTTGTTTATTATTGGCAATGCTAAAGCATTCTGGTCTTCTGAGCATGATGAAGCAGCATACATTAAGAGTTTACAATAAAACCTACCACTTGTTACTTTCAGTGGACATCCGTAAGTACTTTGTCATGTTCGTAGTGGGATACTACTAACAATAACCTTTGCTATTCTTTAAATGCATTTTTCTCAAGGCAGATTGGTTATTAAAGTCCTTTATATTTATTGGGCATTTTGAAGATGACGACCATAAAGACACCACTAGCATGATTTGGGGTTAAATATTGTACTCTGTTGCTTTTCTATTTATCATGTAGTGTATATAAGATAAAGGTGCACAGCTTTCAGTGAGATGTTTTGCAGGACTATTTGCTGAATCTTGCTTTAGGTACTCTGTAACGTAACTAGTGATTAGTGTACACATTTCATTTTATTAGGTTGACACTCTTCGACTTGGGTAACATTGAGTTCTAGCCTGACGTATGCATATTACAGTTTACTGAATAGCAAAGatgtagggggggaggggggtagtgCATTTATGCCACTCAATAAGCTGATTAATGTCAGTGGTAGTTTTCGCGTTACTGCATGCTGCAGGTACGATGGCTATTTTTCTCTTATACCTAACGCTGCACTCTGCTTGTCATCAAATCAATTCATTAGGCTGATGTACAATATCCATAACTCTTTCAATTTCAAGTTATGAGTACTTATATTTTGGTAAACAGTCTTTGACCCACAGTTGTTGTGAATGTGCCTGAAACTGTCCCATGCTTATATTAACACATTGAAATGCTACTTTTCCTCATGTTATTGACTTTTGGAAATCTTTACCAGGCTATAAAGGCTCCCTTCTGTTACATGAATTTTTCACCATACTTGATGGCCATCTAGCTTCATACCTTTTTCTCAATTATTTGCATAATTTCTGATTTTGTTGATAGAAACATCTTTACAGTTTTTGGAAGTGTACGTTTGCAGCCTTGTGCTTTGCACTCACTCCTGCATTAGCCATTTCTGTGCTACAgtatgttaaaataaaaaaagaatattctgTTGGTTTGTTTTTGGGGGGTTACTGGCTGATGTTTTCTGTCCATTTCTCTGCTCCAACAGAGACCAGTGCCGTGGGTTATGTGCAATTCCAAGCAGCATCCTTGCTCAAGCAAGGCCTCATCCGCGAATGGAAGTTCATGGAGGTGGGCCAGTGGTCGGCGCTGTCCCAACACCTGCTGCAGCTGCTCGCATGCAGGCCGAAGTGCGTGATTTCTTAACTATGTTGAATTTCATGGTCTTAACAGCATGGCAATGAAAAAGGCTAGTTGGCAGCCTTTACTTTGTTACTTCTGCCAAGTTCAGCCAACGTCACACTTAACTCGAACACTGAAGACAGGATATACAGCGTATCCCAGCTcataaatggaaaaaaaaaagaaaattaaaaacacTGTGCAAGGTACAATTGTAAGATGTATGCAGAGGTCTGACGACTGGGCACCATAGGTCTTATATTTGTACCTTGcacactgcttttcttttttttccaaatcTTTCTTCCATTGcacagcttggctaaagttaactgggacatcctgtatagaGGGTTAACTTTAACAAACATGGGCTGTAAGGGGCAGTCACCAAATGCTTTGGATGAAAGATGTGTTAAATAGTGCATTCAAGTTGCTCCAATCAGAAATCTCCAGCATCACCCACACAGTAAGCAAAAAGGCACTTAAGGCATGTTAGGGTTAAGTATGACGGTTACTGTACtcgaaagaggaaagaaaaatgcGGATGTGCAAATAGAGTTTCTGTCCAGTACTTGAGCATGTTCCAGGCCATCTAAACAAGCAATATCTTATTTAGTACAGTTGACTTCATTTAATTAAACCTCAGAAGAAGAGCAACATAGGTTTCAATTATGTGATTGAAGAGATACTGTCGTCTGTGTTCAAGGGCCATCCTGTGAGGTGAAGTTTAGTGGCTTGTACTTAGCTAGACTACTGTCGTCTTCCATGTTGATGTTGTAGCATGATGTGAAACTATCCACCCTAGAACAATTTGCATGTTCAGCAGTGGCTGTAAGCTGATTACTGGCAATCCACACCATAGTTGATGACAGCCTAAAAATGCAGTGGCAGATACACTGCTGTCCAGTGCAGAGATAATTTGCATTGAAGTGTCGGCCAATTACGTTTGCTCACCTTTGCGATGTTGCAGTGGAGGCAAACTTTTTCATTATCAGCTTCCCTTGGGAACTGTGTCTTCGAGTAAGGTGGCACAGAGGGCAGCTGCAGTGACATCTAGTTGGGCGGAGCCTATACTGAATTCTAAAGTTGTCACCGAGTGTAGTTGGAACATTAATCTACATTGCAATGAGTTCTCAATAATGGATGTTATGCCACTGTCTCAAGGGGACAtgtcgcacctttttttttttttttttgcaaagattAGCTTTCATATTGAAATACCAGTACTTGACCTTCAATTCCTGTAATTCAAGTCTCTCATTTTCTAAAGCCATTTGGCCTGTTCTATGTTAGGTTATTgacatttgtctttttttttcttcctctaaaGTATTTTCTGCCGTGTTTCTGTGCAGCATGGAGAACTATGTGCGTGAGGAACTGGCATTGGTACTGGCCCTCGGCTCCAAGCGAGCCAGTGTGGATGATGGTGCTATGGCCCTGAATGACATTCTACAGCAATCAACACAAATGGTGGCTTCTGGAGACCAACATCTGGTCAGCGCCCTTTTTCCTCTTGAATTTCCTGACTGCTTTTATGACAGTGGCACTTTACTGTAGAATCTCAGTGATACAATCTCACCTGATACGAACTTTTCAAAAGTCCCGGACCAAGCCTGTAAGCTTACAACTTAATGAATTTCGAATGTTTTGAACTGCTTTTCGTGCCGGGGTGGGTGATTCGAACAATTGAGCTGCCATGCAATCCCTGGTGAAACGGCAAGGAGGCCCCAGTGTGCCAAATACCTTTTAGCCTTTTGCGGCCACGCTGATGCGCCAGCGTTCGGGTTCCTGTTGCCAGGAAGACCAACAGAACTGTGCCATGAC
It includes:
- the LOC126521731 gene encoding rab-like protein 3 yields the protein MRKSDSTLASIDKVKILVVGDSGVGKSSAVHLLCHNRPLANASWTIGCNVEVKLHEYREGTASQKTYFVELWDIGGSSSHSSARAVFYNSFHGLILVHDLTNKKSHENLRKWLSEVLCKDCPSKKANGVLEFDQEMFADSQVPILVVATKVDLVPHTAGRALATVADECGTDQVPLDNHNPKTLSPGSSNALKVTKFLDKVVERRFRSGVPSPPMSATLPVVDRRRAKLSHLD